The DNA window AAAAACGACGCATTGAGCGATCGCTGAATATTTGGTGTGCGGCTTGCTCGCATGGACAAGAACCTTATAGTATTGCTATTCTCCTGCGAGAATACTTTCCTTTATTAGCTAATTGGTCTGTTAAAATTATCGCTAGTGACTTTTCTGGTAAAGTCTTAGAACGGGCGAAAGCTGGGCGTTATAACCAATTAGAAATTAAACGTGGGCTGCCGAAAAATTTGCGCGATCGGTATTTTAAATTATTAGATAATGAATGGCAAATCCAAGATGAAATTCGGCAGAAAATCGAATTTCGGCAGATGAATTTGGTGCATCCTTGGGCAGTTTTACCCCAGATAGATATTATTATGCTGCGGAATGTTTTAATTTATTTTGATATCAATACTAAGAAAAATTTACTCACCAAAGTTAGACAGCAATTAAACCCAGATGGTTACTTATTTCTGGGTAGCGGTGAAACTACAATCAATCTGCATCAATCCTTTGAACGTGTGCAGTTTGACAAAAGCATTTTTTATCGATTACGTCCAGTGGGTTTAGATAATGCGATCGCACTAGGACAGTAAGTCATTTTTGGCATTTATAGCAGTAGGTGTAGGTTGGGTGGAGGAACGGAACCCAACATTCACGCATACTTTGTTGGGTTACGCTATCCCTACACCCAACCTACTATTATCTTAACTGAACCGTATTGAGACATGTTAGGACAATTTGAAAGCGTGAA is part of the Aulosira sp. FACHB-615 genome and encodes:
- a CDS encoding protein-glutamate O-methyltransferase CheR, which codes for MKQTMRINTGDFDYLRQLVHQHSAVVLDGDKTYLAELHLQPIAEAAGFETITELIAHLRHQPVSDLHIQAIEALVTNETSFFRDTYPFEALKQLVLPELIKKRRIERSLNIWCAACSHGQEPYSIAILLREYFPLLANWSVKIIASDFSGKVLERAKAGRYNQLEIKRGLPKNLRDRYFKLLDNEWQIQDEIRQKIEFRQMNLVHPWAVLPQIDIIMLRNVLIYFDINTKKNLLTKVRQQLNPDGYLFLGSGETTINLHQSFERVQFDKSIFYRLRPVGLDNAIALGQ